CCTCGCGCCGATTACCCGAATTTTAAGAGCAAAAGCCAGCTCTCATCTTTTAGTTGCCGCCACGCATTACTTACCGGTTTTTGAAGAGTTAAGCCAAGGCGCATTATCTATACCGGAAATGCAGGAACGGCTACATTTAAAAGAACGGCCTGCCCTGGTTTTGTTCCCGGCTTTATGCGCCATGGGTATGCTGGAATATGATGCAGCCGGTAAACTAAAGCTAACTGAAACCGGAAAATATTTAACCACCACCAACGCCACCCATCTGTTGGGCTATGTTGGTTTAGAAAAAGATGATCCGGGGGTAAAGCAAATGGTGGAATGGTTACAAAACGACGGACCGGTAAATACAGACCAAGGGTTTTCGTATGTAAAAGACGAAGACGCACCTTCGCCGATGGATGAGGCGGAAACTGCCCGGTTTTTTACTATGGCCTTAGCGGGTAGGGCTAAGTTTCTTTCGCCCTTGGTAACAAATAAAATTACGAAACACCCCGGTGTATTATTGGATGTAGCGGGTGGCACGGGTTACTATTCTTATCAATGGTTGCTAGCTAATCCAACCTCCCGGGCCATTCTTTTCGACCGGCCCGAAGTGCTGAAAGTAGCTGCGGAACTGTTCGAAGAATTTTGCCAGGACCATCCGGCGGAGGCCACTTCCCTTAAAAATCGGATAACTTTTAAGCCCGGCGATATGCTGACCGACGAACTTCCGGAAGCAGATGTTTTGCTGGCCGCCAGTTTATTTCATGACTGGCCCGTAGAAACCTGCGAAAAGCTGGCGGTGAAATTTACTAAAAGTCTTAAACAGGGAGGCTCCTTGTGGGTGCATGATGCTTTTTTACATGATACCCTGGATGGCCCTTTAGCCGTGACGGAATACTCGGCGATGCTCTTTTTAGGAACCAAAGGACGTTGCTACAGCAGAAAAGAATACCGCAACTGGTTTACGAAAGCTGGCTTGGTACCAACAACGGATGAAATTCCTACTTTGATGGATTACGGACTGATAGCTGCCATGAAGCCGGAGTGATGGCAGTCCTAAAATGCTTAAGGGCCGCTTTCGCAAATTTTAAGTATATTGCGTTTTTGACATTTTTGTTGTAAACACATTTAGCTGCATGGTGGGTAAGTTATTATATTGGTTATGATCATAGTAGTAAGAGCCAAATTTAAAGTTACTTAATTCTAAATAGAAGGAAGAATTTAAATTTTCAAACCTTGTATTTTTTAGAAACAAGTATATACTTATTCTGGGATAATTATTGTACTTCAAAATTTAAGAACAATTGAATTTAATTTCAGATATAGTCATAGTCTTTTTTTTATTTCTTCTGCAAATCCGTAATAAGATTTTGATTTAGTTTCAGTATTCGTTTCATCCTCAAAAATATTCCTAACTACTGGAATTGAAAGATTTTCCAAAATACCAGATTGCCATGCATACCATACCGATTTAGGTATTCTGCCCTTTGAATACCAGAGATACTCCTCTGAGCATAGATTAAAGTAATCGATGATACTTAAGCGTTCTTTATCTGTTAATGTAATTTCATTTTGTGTGCGAAGTTTATTCAAAAGGTCATTTAACTCACCAGAATATTTATTATTAAAGTCAATAAATAATTCTCTAAAAACTTTATCATCTTCTATTTTTTGTTTTACAAAACTTAAATAAATAGTTATTAAGCTTGCTATTGCTGTAATTAAAACTTCTATTTTAATAATTACTTGTTTTTCAATATACATGTAAATTGAAGTAAATATTAATGAGATTAATATTATTTGCCAAATATTTCTTTGTAATGTTTTACTC
The sequence above is a segment of the Adhaeribacter swui genome. Coding sequences within it:
- a CDS encoding methyltransferase; the protein is MLDLAPITRILRAKASSHLLVAATHYLPVFEELSQGALSIPEMQERLHLKERPALVLFPALCAMGMLEYDAAGKLKLTETGKYLTTTNATHLLGYVGLEKDDPGVKQMVEWLQNDGPVNTDQGFSYVKDEDAPSPMDEAETARFFTMALAGRAKFLSPLVTNKITKHPGVLLDVAGGTGYYSYQWLLANPTSRAILFDRPEVLKVAAELFEEFCQDHPAEATSLKNRITFKPGDMLTDELPEADVLLAASLFHDWPVETCEKLAVKFTKSLKQGGSLWVHDAFLHDTLDGPLAVTEYSAMLFLGTKGRCYSRKEYRNWFTKAGLVPTTDEIPTLMDYGLIAAMKPE